A genomic segment from Bacteroidota bacterium encodes:
- a CDS encoding gliding motility-associated C-terminal domain-containing protein yields the protein MKTHRFIMIMLAVFILEKVTCIAQCSFTYNLGADTSFCTGSNFTLTITAPSGLAPYLWDNGSTLQSRTVTALGNYYCRASQLGQDLVVNGNFDLGNNGFVSNYVVGTGGTWGPISNPGTYLVTSNSSLAHSNFTSFNDHSGSGNMMVVNGASTANTSVWCQSILVSPNTDYNFSAWVTSCESGQPASQLAQLQFSINGTAIGNVFSPTAVAPGWTNFSSTWNSGSNANAVICIVNQNTAAAANDFALDDIFFQPVCTFTDTLKVIAKPLPSLVNAGIDTTVCDGESVFLSANQGTGTTFSWSSIPAGFSSTSLQPEVSPSIATNYILTAELNGCIKRDTVTVLVNSLPQADFTVSIKDSSCKAFEIFLLNSSLQSSSYLWNLGDGTISTDTSISHNYGVSGTYTLTLIAFDNGCKDTVSRLLNVQFSSAEFVLPNVITPNDDLSNDRFYVPGECLASVSVSIFNRWGKLVKKWDNLDGFWDGKIKGNPAAEGVYYYVMEGSYANGETTRLNGTISLYR from the coding sequence ATGAAAACACATCGTTTTATAATGATAATGCTTGCGGTATTCATTTTAGAAAAAGTAACTTGTATTGCGCAATGTAGCTTTACTTATAATTTGGGAGCCGATACTTCCTTTTGTACAGGAAGTAATTTTACACTTACCATTACAGCCCCTTCAGGTTTAGCTCCCTATTTATGGGACAATGGCAGCACTTTGCAAAGCCGCACTGTAACTGCCTTGGGCAACTATTATTGCAGAGCGAGTCAATTAGGACAAGATTTGGTGGTGAATGGTAATTTTGATTTAGGCAACAACGGATTTGTAAGTAATTATGTAGTTGGTACAGGCGGTACTTGGGGACCAATTTCAAATCCCGGTACTTATTTAGTTACCAGCAATAGCAGTTTAGCACATAGCAACTTTACCAGTTTTAATGACCATTCTGGTAGTGGAAATATGATGGTGGTAAATGGTGCTTCAACCGCCAATACTTCAGTGTGGTGCCAAAGCATTTTAGTTTCTCCCAATACCGATTATAACTTTTCAGCTTGGGTAACCAGTTGTGAAAGTGGGCAACCTGCTTCACAATTAGCACAATTGCAATTTTCAATAAATGGAACAGCAATAGGAAATGTATTTTCTCCAACAGCTGTTGCACCGGGCTGGACAAATTTTTCTTCAACTTGGAATTCAGGATCAAATGCCAATGCTGTAATTTGCATCGTGAATCAAAATACTGCTGCTGCTGCAAATGACTTTGCACTAGATGATATATTTTTTCAACCTGTGTGTACCTTTACCGACACCTTAAAAGTAATCGCTAAACCCCTGCCCTCGCTGGTTAATGCTGGAATTGATACAACTGTGTGCGATGGTGAATCTGTTTTTTTATCTGCCAATCAAGGCACCGGAACAACCTTTAGCTGGTCGAGCATTCCTGCTGGATTTAGCTCTACAAGTTTGCAACCGGAAGTTAGTCCTTCCATAGCTACCAATTATATTCTTACCGCTGAATTAAATGGCTGTATCAAAAGAGATACAGTTACTGTTTTAGTAAACAGTCTTCCACAAGCAGATTTTACAGTATCTATAAAAGATTCGAGTTGCAAAGCTTTTGAAATTTTCCTACTTAATTCTTCACTTCAATCAAGCAGTTATTTATGGAATTTGGGTGATGGGACAATTTCAACGGATACCTCAATCTCCCATAATTATGGTGTTTCTGGAACTTATACGCTAACTTTAATTGCATTTGACAATGGCTGCAAAGACACAGTAAGTCGCCTATTGAATGTACAATTTAGTTCAGCTGAATTTGTATTGCCTAATGTAATTACACCCAATGATGATTTAAGTAATGACCGTTTTTATGTACCCGGAGAATGCCTTGCATCCGTATCCGTATCAATTTTTAATCGCTGGGGCAAATTGGTGAAAAAGTGGGATAACCTAGATGGCTTCTGGGATGGGAAAATAAAAGGAAATCCTGCTGCTGAAGGAGTATATTATTATGTGATGGAAGGAAGTTATGCTAACGGAGAAACTACCCGACTAAACGGAACAATTAGTCTCTACCGTTAA
- a CDS encoding tungsten formylmethanofuran dehydrogenase produces the protein MTELYEANKEVTAKYVHATSRGHEAIQLALGLQLQAQDFVSPYYRDDSMLLAIGMKPYELMLQLMAKRNDPFSGGRLYYSHPSLNRSDMPKIPMQSSATGMQAIPATGVAMGIQYLENEKISSYLGADKPLAVCSLGDASITEGEVAEAFQMAVLKKLPILYLVQDNEWDISANAKEFRAQDATEYAKGFKGLETRTIDGTDFFKCYEVIEEVFQKIRTERRPFLIHAKVPLLNHHTSGVRKEWYRDDLPEANKRDPFPRFKNQLIVAGFDRFELTKIEEAAVKNVAEAYTQAAAAEDPKPEDLVLHDFAPSPITEEQGEREPAGKEKTLMVDCALFAVQELMAKHKECLLYGQDVGGRLGGVFREAATLAQKFGDNRVFNTPIQEAFIIGSTVGMSASGCKPIVEVQFADYIWPGLNQLFTEVSRSCYLSNGKWPVSCIIRVPIGAYGSGGPYHSSSVESVLTNIRGIKIAYPSNGADLKGLMKAAYYDPNPVIMLEHKGLYWSKIKGTEDAKTIEPDEAYVIPFGKCRKVQSADDSCIKKGKSLSIITYGMGVYWAKAAAKNFPSQIEIIDLRTLFPLDESAIYESVKLHSRCIVLTEEPVSNSFAQSLAGKISKHCFQYLDAAVEVIGSENLPAIPLNSTLEATMLPNADKVSAVIAQLLVC, from the coding sequence ATGACTGAGCTGTATGAAGCTAATAAAGAAGTAACAGCTAAATATGTTCACGCTACTTCTCGCGGTCATGAAGCAATTCAACTGGCATTGGGATTACAATTGCAAGCGCAAGATTTTGTTTCACCGTATTATCGCGACGATTCCATGTTGCTGGCTATTGGTATGAAACCGTATGAACTCATGCTTCAATTGATGGCAAAACGCAACGATCCATTTTCCGGCGGACGATTGTATTATAGCCATCCAAGTTTGAACCGAAGCGATATGCCTAAAATTCCAATGCAATCATCTGCAACGGGAATGCAAGCGATACCTGCTACCGGTGTTGCCATGGGAATTCAATACCTCGAAAACGAGAAAATTAGCAGTTATTTAGGTGCTGATAAGCCGCTTGCTGTTTGTTCTTTAGGCGATGCATCCATTACCGAAGGTGAAGTTGCTGAGGCATTTCAGATGGCTGTTTTAAAAAAGCTACCAATTCTTTACTTGGTGCAAGACAATGAATGGGACATTAGTGCAAATGCCAAAGAGTTTCGTGCTCAAGATGCTACCGAATATGCCAAAGGTTTTAAAGGCCTTGAAACCCGCACTATTGATGGAACAGATTTTTTTAAATGCTATGAAGTAATTGAAGAAGTATTTCAAAAAATACGCACAGAACGTCGCCCATTTTTGATTCATGCAAAAGTTCCTTTGCTCAATCATCATACTTCCGGAGTGCGAAAAGAGTGGTACCGTGATGATTTACCGGAAGCCAATAAACGCGACCCATTTCCTCGATTTAAAAACCAATTGATAGTTGCCGGATTTGATCGCTTTGAATTAACTAAAATCGAAGAAGCTGCGGTAAAAAATGTAGCCGAAGCTTATACACAAGCAGCTGCTGCAGAAGATCCCAAACCGGAAGATTTAGTTTTACATGATTTTGCTCCAAGCCCGATTACTGAAGAACAAGGTGAGCGCGAACCTGCTGGAAAAGAAAAAACATTGATGGTTGATTGTGCACTTTTTGCAGTGCAAGAGTTAATGGCGAAACACAAAGAATGTTTATTGTACGGACAAGATGTAGGAGGAAGACTGGGTGGTGTATTTCGCGAAGCAGCTACCTTAGCCCAAAAATTTGGTGATAATCGTGTATTCAATACTCCCATACAAGAAGCATTTATTATTGGAAGTACTGTAGGAATGAGTGCTTCAGGTTGTAAACCAATTGTTGAAGTTCAGTTTGCCGACTATATTTGGCCAGGCCTCAACCAATTATTTACAGAGGTTAGTCGCTCTTGTTATTTAAGTAATGGCAAGTGGCCGGTGAGTTGTATAATACGCGTTCCAATTGGAGCATATGGTAGTGGAGGTCCTTATCATTCATCCAGTGTCGAATCGGTTCTGACAAACATTCGAGGTATTAAAATAGCGTATCCCAGCAATGGCGCCGATTTAAAAGGATTGATGAAAGCTGCATATTACGACCCCAATCCGGTTATTATGTTAGAGCATAAAGGTCTTTATTGGAGCAAAATAAAAGGTACTGAAGATGCGAAAACGATTGAACCTGACGAAGCTTATGTGATTCCTTTTGGTAAGTGCCGCAAAGTACAATCTGCTGATGATTCATGCATCAAAAAGGGAAAATCACTGAGTATTATTACATATGGAATGGGCGTATACTGGGCAAAAGCTGCAGCAAAAAATTTTCCTTCGCAAATTGAAATAATTGATTTACGAACCTTATTTCCTTTAGATGAAAGTGCAATTTATGAATCGGTTAAATTACACAGTCGTTGCATTGTATTAACTGAAGAACCTGTTTCAAACAGCTTTGCGCAAAGTCTTGCAGGAAAAATTTCTAAACATTGTTTTCAGTATTTAGATGCCGCTGTTGAAGTAATCGGTTCTGAAAATTTACCGGCAATACCTTTAAATTCAACTTTAGAAGCAACGATGCTTCCGAACGCAGATAAAGTAAGTGCAGTGATTGCACAACTATTAGTGTGCTAA